The following coding sequences are from one Natrarchaeobaculum sulfurireducens window:
- the hpt gene encoding hypoxanthine/guanine phosphoribosyltransferase, with protein sequence MDQLKQSLLEAPIVEKNGYHYFVHPISDGVPKLDPGLLREIVIRIIRKAKLEDVDRIVTPAAMGIHISTAVSLMTDIPLTVIRKREYGLEHEVAISQQTGYSENEMYINDVTEGERVLVIDDVLSTGGTLASVLEALDGIGAEVVDTVAVIKKVGGENKVDDAGYDVKTLINVDVVDGDVVIVDETGDD encoded by the coding sequence ATGGATCAGTTGAAGCAGTCGCTTCTCGAGGCGCCGATCGTCGAGAAAAACGGCTATCACTACTTTGTACACCCGATCAGCGACGGGGTGCCGAAACTCGACCCTGGTCTGCTTCGCGAGATCGTCATCCGAATCATCCGCAAGGCGAAACTCGAGGACGTCGACCGGATCGTCACGCCGGCGGCGATGGGCATTCACATCTCGACGGCCGTCTCGCTAATGACCGACATTCCGCTGACCGTCATCCGTAAACGCGAGTACGGGCTCGAACACGAGGTCGCCATCTCTCAGCAGACCGGTTACTCCGAAAACGAGATGTACATCAACGACGTTACCGAGGGCGAACGCGTCCTCGTCATCGACGACGTGCTCTCGACGGGCGGGACGCTCGCTTCGGTGCTCGAGGCGCTCGACGGTATCGGGGCCGAAGTCGTCGACACCGTCGCGGTGATCAAGAAGGTCGGCGGTGAGAACAAAGTCGACGACGCGGGCTACGACGTCAAGACACTGATCAACGTCGACGTCGTCGACGGTGACGTCGTGATCGTCGACGAGACTGGCGACGACTGA
- a CDS encoding SRPBCC family protein: MDRILLSTVAYRSPEEVFPYVCSFKEYPRYTNHLEEVRVHGDGGVGSVYDLRLGWWKLTYTARSKVVDITEPESLEWRLVNDIDARGTWRVEAEPESAPPDVETASRIYFEAMYDPHSANKDAISLPRFVSLDWVIKKVRPRLLNEAQTVVERLVADIEGSHRDVELTIHEVP; this comes from the coding sequence GTGGACAGAATTCTCCTCAGCACCGTCGCCTATCGTTCGCCCGAGGAGGTCTTTCCGTACGTCTGCTCGTTCAAGGAGTATCCGCGCTATACGAACCACCTCGAGGAGGTGCGGGTCCACGGTGACGGCGGCGTCGGCTCGGTCTACGACCTTCGGCTCGGGTGGTGGAAGCTCACGTACACCGCCCGGTCGAAGGTAGTCGACATCACCGAACCCGAGTCGCTCGAGTGGCGACTGGTCAACGACATCGACGCCCGCGGTACGTGGCGCGTCGAGGCCGAACCCGAGTCGGCACCGCCGGACGTAGAGACCGCGAGCCGGATCTACTTCGAGGCGATGTACGACCCACACTCTGCGAATAAAGACGCTATCTCGTTGCCGCGGTTCGTCTCGCTCGACTGGGTGATCAAGAAGGTTCGGCCACGGCTCCTCAACGAGGCCCAGACCGTCGTCGAACGGCTCGTCGCCGATATCGAGGGCAGTCACCGCGACGTGGAACTGACGATTCACGAAGTACCCTGA
- a CDS encoding NAD(P)/FAD-dependent oxidoreductase, translating to MLSDRYVSESAQSDGVATEVATFDSCRQERRHMRDICIVGGGVAGLAASMFTERAGLDTLVVDGGESILARNASLENYPGFPDGVDARRYLRLARKQARNAGVTFELGRVTSVEPIDESDLEQGFVLETDGGDPLSARRVIAASWPNSEYLVPLDVGRIQRGSKYHVDVDDAGRTAVDGVYAAGRIAGEPHQTIVAAGHGAKVALAVIHDSDANFYHDWVAPEGYFTARDRNIPPGCEEIDDAERRRRDEQARETILEAFAEPLDEQPTMHPSVERE from the coding sequence CTGCTGTCCGACAGGTACGTATCGGAATCCGCTCAGTCCGACGGTGTCGCAACCGAGGTAGCAACCTTTGATAGCTGTCGGCAGGAACGACGACACATGCGTGACATCTGTATCGTCGGCGGTGGTGTCGCCGGTCTCGCCGCCTCGATGTTCACCGAGAGAGCAGGACTCGACACCCTCGTCGTCGACGGCGGCGAGTCGATCCTCGCACGAAATGCCAGCCTCGAGAACTACCCCGGCTTTCCGGACGGTGTCGACGCCCGTCGGTACCTACGGCTCGCCCGCAAGCAAGCCCGAAACGCGGGCGTAACGTTTGAACTCGGCCGGGTGACAAGCGTCGAACCGATCGACGAATCCGACCTCGAGCAGGGGTTCGTCCTCGAGACAGACGGCGGCGACCCGCTCTCTGCCCGGCGCGTGATCGCCGCGTCCTGGCCAAACAGCGAGTACCTCGTCCCGCTCGACGTGGGCCGAATCCAGCGCGGGAGCAAGTATCACGTCGACGTCGACGACGCAGGACGGACGGCCGTCGACGGCGTCTACGCCGCCGGTCGGATCGCCGGCGAACCCCACCAGACGATCGTCGCTGCGGGACACGGCGCGAAGGTCGCCCTCGCGGTGATCCACGACTCCGACGCCAACTTCTACCACGATTGGGTCGCCCCGGAGGGGTACTTCACCGCTCGTGACCGGAACATTCCACCGGGCTGTGAGGAGATCGACGACGCGGAGCGACGACGACGCGACGAACAGGCTCGAGAGACGATCCTCGAGGCCTTCGCTGAACCGCTCGACGAGCAGCCGACGATGCACCCGAGCGTCGAACGGGAGTGA
- the coaBC gene encoding bifunctional phosphopantothenoylcysteine decarboxylase/phosphopantothenate--cysteine ligase CoaBC — MLEGVNVALGVTGSIAAVKTVELAHELRRQGAEVRAVTTASAQGIIHPWALEFATENEVVTEITGRVEHVELCGYDGWADVFLIAPATANTVGKIAGAVDDTPVTTTATTALGADTPVVIAPAMHEPMYDHPGVLEAIETVEEWGVDFVDPRIEEGKAKIASEEAIVCDVARAAGDRPLSGEHVVVTSGATSESIDPVRVLTNRSSGKMGNAVARACYIRGADVTLVHDGPEVPYADVRAVESAAEMLEATHEACTDAGVLVSAAAIGDYTVEKSPEKIRSGQELTLELEPTPKLIDELREARPDLPIVGFKTETSGDDAAMIEAARHTLERAALAFVVANDASVMGGDRTRALFVHREDAARYEGSKDGLAAEIAESIVTISTGNSTA; from the coding sequence ATGCTCGAGGGAGTCAACGTCGCACTCGGGGTGACGGGGTCGATCGCGGCCGTCAAGACCGTCGAACTGGCCCACGAGTTGCGACGCCAGGGGGCCGAGGTTCGGGCCGTAACCACCGCCAGCGCACAGGGAATCATCCACCCCTGGGCGCTCGAGTTCGCGACCGAAAACGAGGTCGTCACCGAGATCACGGGCCGCGTCGAACACGTCGAACTTTGTGGCTACGATGGCTGGGCCGACGTCTTCCTGATCGCGCCAGCGACGGCGAACACGGTCGGCAAGATCGCCGGTGCGGTCGACGACACTCCCGTGACGACGACGGCGACGACCGCACTCGGCGCCGACACGCCGGTCGTAATCGCCCCTGCGATGCACGAACCGATGTACGACCATCCCGGCGTACTCGAGGCCATCGAGACCGTCGAAGAGTGGGGCGTCGACTTCGTTGACCCACGGATCGAGGAGGGGAAAGCCAAGATCGCGAGCGAGGAGGCCATCGTCTGTGACGTCGCTCGCGCAGCGGGTGACCGACCGCTTTCCGGCGAGCACGTCGTCGTCACCAGCGGGGCGACCAGCGAGTCGATCGACCCCGTCCGAGTGCTGACGAACCGTTCCTCGGGGAAGATGGGCAACGCCGTCGCCAGGGCCTGTTACATCCGCGGTGCCGACGTCACGCTGGTCCACGACGGTCCCGAGGTCCCCTACGCTGACGTCCGTGCGGTCGAAAGCGCTGCCGAGATGCTCGAGGCGACCCACGAAGCCTGTACCGACGCCGGTGTCCTCGTTTCGGCGGCCGCAATCGGCGACTACACCGTCGAGAAAAGCCCAGAGAAGATTCGCTCCGGCCAGGAGCTGACGCTCGAGCTCGAGCCAACGCCGAAGCTCATCGACGAACTCCGCGAGGCACGGCCCGACCTGCCGATCGTCGGCTTCAAAACCGAAACCTCCGGCGACGACGCGGCGATGATCGAGGCGGCCAGACACACCCTCGAGCGGGCTGCTCTCGCGTTCGTCGTCGCCAACGACGCGAGCGTCATGGGTGGCGACCGGACGCGAGCACTGTTCGTCCACCGTGAAGACGCCGCCCGGTACGAAGGATCGAAAGACGGACTCGCCGCAGAGATCGCCGAATCGATCGTGACGATCAGTACCGGTAACTCGACGGCGTGA
- a CDS encoding DUF7344 domain-containing protein, which produces MATQRRQPPSETDADADADVDPPELTKGDVFEVLRNQRRRYVLHYLKRDDRPVELGDLAQQVAAWEYETTTEEVTSAQRKRVYTTLQQTHLPKMDEVGILTFDSDHGVIQATDRTHDISVYLEIVPGHEFAWRELYLSLGAISCALAAALWLEIDPFTALSDLTWMGIVAVTFTATAAAHIYYERHMRLGHGDEPPELSYGSDG; this is translated from the coding sequence ATGGCGACGCAACGACGCCAGCCGCCGTCGGAAACCGACGCCGACGCCGACGCCGACGTCGATCCACCCGAACTTACCAAGGGTGACGTCTTCGAGGTACTTCGCAACCAGCGCCGTCGCTACGTCCTCCACTATCTGAAACGCGACGATCGACCGGTCGAACTCGGCGATCTCGCCCAGCAGGTCGCCGCCTGGGAGTACGAGACGACGACCGAGGAAGTGACATCGGCCCAACGAAAGCGCGTCTACACGACGCTTCAACAGACCCATCTGCCGAAGATGGACGAGGTAGGTATCCTCACGTTCGACTCCGACCACGGCGTGATCCAGGCGACCGACCGGACCCACGATATCAGCGTCTACCTCGAGATCGTCCCCGGCCACGAGTTCGCCTGGCGCGAACTGTATCTCTCGCTGGGCGCGATAAGCTGTGCGCTGGCCGCAGCGCTCTGGCTCGAGATCGATCCGTTCACGGCGCTTTCGGACCTGACCTGGATGGGGATCGTCGCCGTCACGTTCACTGCGACAGCGGCCGCTCACATCTACTACGAACGCCACATGCGTCTGGGCCACGGCGACGAGCCACCGGAACTCAGTTACGGCTCTGACGGCTGA
- the trkA gene encoding Trk system potassium transporter TrkA, with protein MRVIVVGAGEVGTNIAERLQDAHDVVMIDRDRERVESITYDQDVLALEGNGTSLETLEEAGLERADMVIASTDVDETNVVICGAAKAMDDAFTIARIKRTNLLRTWERSEEAFGVDFMVCTDLHAAEAIVDIAGLPGARDVDSFANGLVRMAEFDVKPTSPIAGETVAEADRYESLTFAAILRDDDVVIPEGETVIQPHDAVVVIGSEESVREFAGSLTPAPTLEQANEVVVVGGSEVGYQTARLFEAAGLEPRLLERDPDRARELAERLPQTLVLQSDATDIDFLVREHVDESDIVVAALESDEKNLLVSLLAKRIGVGRTIGVVEYGEYADLFETVGMDVAINPRLVTAEEITRFTREHRTEKLAMLEHDRAEVLEIEVDADSVLCKTRIREVMADLPEGVVIGAVTRDGELITPRGETVLEGGDHVVVFVDTEVLDEVAAAL; from the coding sequence GTGCGGGTGATCGTCGTCGGCGCAGGCGAAGTCGGAACGAACATCGCCGAACGGCTCCAAGACGCCCACGACGTGGTCATGATCGACCGGGACCGCGAGCGGGTCGAGTCGATCACCTACGATCAGGACGTACTCGCACTCGAGGGCAATGGCACGTCACTCGAAACACTCGAAGAAGCCGGTCTCGAGCGGGCGGACATGGTGATTGCGAGCACCGACGTCGACGAAACAAACGTGGTCATCTGCGGCGCGGCGAAGGCTATGGACGACGCGTTTACGATCGCACGAATCAAACGCACGAATCTGTTGCGGACCTGGGAGCGATCAGAAGAGGCCTTCGGCGTCGATTTCATGGTCTGTACCGACCTTCATGCCGCGGAGGCGATCGTCGACATCGCGGGACTGCCGGGCGCTCGCGACGTGGATAGCTTCGCGAACGGACTCGTCCGGATGGCCGAATTCGACGTGAAACCGACGAGCCCGATCGCCGGCGAGACCGTCGCCGAAGCCGACCGATACGAGTCGCTGACGTTCGCAGCGATTCTCCGTGACGACGACGTCGTGATCCCCGAAGGCGAGACGGTGATCCAGCCCCACGACGCCGTCGTCGTCATCGGCTCCGAAGAGAGCGTCCGCGAGTTCGCCGGCTCGTTGACGCCCGCTCCGACGCTCGAGCAGGCTAACGAAGTCGTCGTCGTCGGCGGGAGCGAGGTCGGGTACCAGACGGCCCGCCTATTCGAGGCCGCTGGGTTGGAACCCCGACTCCTCGAGCGCGACCCCGACCGGGCACGTGAGCTAGCCGAACGGCTCCCGCAGACGCTCGTCTTACAAAGCGATGCGACGGACATCGACTTCCTCGTTCGCGAGCACGTCGACGAATCCGACATCGTCGTCGCCGCCCTCGAGAGCGACGAGAAGAACCTGCTCGTCTCGTTGCTCGCGAAACGCATCGGCGTCGGGCGCACCATCGGCGTCGTCGAGTACGGCGAGTACGCTGACCTCTTCGAGACCGTCGGGATGGACGTCGCGATCAACCCGCGACTGGTCACCGCCGAAGAGATCACCCGGTTCACTCGCGAACACCGAACCGAGAAACTCGCGATGCTCGAGCACGACCGTGCCGAAGTGCTCGAGATCGAAGTCGACGCGGACAGCGTGCTCTGTAAGACCCGGATTCGCGAGGTAATGGCCGACCTCCCGGAAGGGGTCGTGATCGGTGCCGTCACCCGCGACGGGGAGTTGATCACGCCCCGGGGTGAGACCGTCCTCGAAGGTGGTGACCACGTCGTCGTCTTCGTCGACACCGAGGTGCTCGACGAGGTCGCCGCGGCGCTGTGA
- a CDS encoding M42 family metallopeptidase, which yields MTSTSLDVELLTELTETSGVPGYEDRIRQLVVRELADSVDRVRTDAMGNVVGTLEGDTDHEVAVAAHMDEIGFMVRYVKGDDDGFGFVELDPLGGWDARVLKAQRVTIHTEDGDVPGVIGSPPPHTLDEKEREKTPEVSDVVVDVGLPSEEATERISPGNLVTMDQTTERVGETITGKALDDRVCLFAMLEAARRLEEPDATIHFCATAQEEVGLRGARALGVDVDPDLAIALDVTVANDVPGFDAGERVTALGDGTAIKLKDSSVITNPKVHRRMKAVAEDREIDYQLEILPAGGTDTAGFQHTAGAKPVGAISIPTRYLHTVTETAHVDDIAGTIDLLEAFLETEDGSHEYTL from the coding sequence ATGACTTCGACATCCCTCGACGTCGAACTCCTGACGGAACTGACCGAGACGAGCGGGGTCCCCGGCTACGAGGACCGAATTCGACAACTCGTCGTCCGCGAGCTAGCAGACAGTGTCGACCGCGTCCGAACCGACGCGATGGGGAACGTCGTCGGCACGCTCGAGGGAGACACCGACCACGAGGTGGCCGTCGCGGCCCACATGGACGAGATCGGGTTCATGGTGAGATATGTGAAAGGCGACGACGACGGCTTCGGGTTCGTCGAACTCGACCCGCTCGGCGGCTGGGATGCCCGCGTGCTCAAAGCCCAGCGAGTGACGATCCACACCGAAGACGGCGACGTCCCTGGCGTCATCGGCTCGCCCCCGCCACACACCCTCGACGAGAAAGAACGCGAGAAGACCCCCGAGGTCTCGGACGTCGTCGTCGACGTCGGCCTTCCCTCCGAGGAGGCCACCGAGCGCATCTCGCCCGGCAACCTCGTGACGATGGACCAGACCACCGAACGCGTCGGCGAGACGATCACCGGCAAAGCCCTCGACGACCGCGTCTGTCTGTTCGCCATGCTCGAGGCCGCCCGCCGACTCGAGGAGCCCGACGCGACGATCCACTTCTGTGCAACGGCCCAGGAGGAAGTCGGCCTGCGTGGCGCCCGTGCACTCGGCGTCGACGTCGATCCCGACCTTGCTATCGCACTCGACGTCACCGTCGCGAACGACGTCCCCGGCTTCGACGCCGGCGAGCGCGTCACGGCACTCGGCGACGGCACTGCAATCAAACTCAAAGACTCGAGCGTCATCACCAACCCGAAGGTCCACCGTCGGATGAAAGCCGTCGCCGAGGACCGCGAAATCGACTACCAACTCGAGATCCTCCCCGCCGGCGGCACCGACACAGCCGGATTCCAGCACACCGCCGGCGCAAAGCCCGTCGGCGCCATCTCGATCCCGACGCGTTACCTCCACACCGTCACCGAGACTGCCCACGTCGACGATATCGCAGGCACGATCGACTTGCTCGAGGCATTCCTCGAGACCGAAGACGGGAGCCACGAGTACACGCTCTGA